A genomic stretch from Salvelinus namaycush isolate Seneca chromosome 25, SaNama_1.0, whole genome shotgun sequence includes:
- the gtf2b gene encoding transcription initiation factor IIB isoform X1 — MASTSRGDVLALPKVQCPNHPDAMLVEDYRAGDMICPECGLVVGDRVIDVGSEWRTFTNEKATQDPSRVGDAQNPLLNGGDLSTMISKGTGAASFDEFGNSKYQNRRTMSSSDRAMLNAFKEITTMADRINLPRNIIDRTNNLFKQVYEQKSLKGRANDAIASACLYIACRQEGVPRTFKEICAVSRISKKEIGRCFKLILKALETSVDLITTGDFMSRFCSNLGLPKQVQMAATYIARKAVELDLVPGRSPISVAAAAIYMASQASAEKKTQKEIGDIAGVADVTIRQSYRLIYPRAADLFPPDFKFDTPVDKLPQL, encoded by the exons ATGGCGTCGACTAGCCG CGGAGATGTCCTGGCCCTTCCCAAGGTGCAGTGCCCCAACCACCCAGATGCCATGCTGGTGGAAGACTACAGAGCAGGGGACATGATCTGCCCCGAGTGTGGCCTTGTAGTGG GTGACAGGGTGATTGATGTGGGTTCAGAGTGGAGGACCTTCACCAATGAGAAAGCCACCCAAGACCCGTCCAGAGTGGGCGACGCCCAGAATCCACTCCTCAACGGGGGAGACTTGAGCACCATGATCAGCAAG GGAACAGGCGCGGCAAGTTTTGACGAGTTCGGCAACTCCAAGTACCAGAACCGGCGGACCATGAGCAGTTCAGACCGCGCCATGCTAAACGCCTTCAAAGAGATTACCACCATGGCTGACCGGATCAACCTACCAAGGAACATCATA GACCGAACAAATAACTTATTTAAGCAAGTGTACGAACAGAAGAGCCTGAAGGGGCGGGCCAACGACGCCATCGCATCAGCCTGCCTCTATATCGCCTGCAGACAAGAGGGTGTGCCTCGGACATTTAAAG AGATCTGCGCCGTGTCCCGTATCTCCAAGAAGGAGATTGGCCGCTGCTTCAAGCTGATCCTCAAGGCCCTGGAGACCAGCGTGGACCTCATCACCACCGGAGACTTCATGTCCCGCTTCTGCTCCAACCTGGGCCTGCCTAAGCAGGTGCAGATGGCGGCCACCTACATCGCCCGGAAGGCCGTGGAGCTGGACCTGGTGCCCGGCAGGAGCCCCATCTCTGTGGCTGCCGCCGCCATCTACATGGCCTCTCAGGCCTCTGCCGAGAAGAAGACCCAGAAAG AGATTGGAGACATCGCCGGTGTGGCGGATGTCACAATCAGACAGTCGTACAGACTCATCTACCCCCGCGCTGCCGACCTCTTTCCCCCGGACTTCAAATTCGACACCCCCGTGGACAAACTGCCCCAGCTGTGA
- the gtf2b gene encoding transcription initiation factor IIB isoform X2, whose amino-acid sequence MGGDVLALPKVQCPNHPDAMLVEDYRAGDMICPECGLVVGDRVIDVGSEWRTFTNEKATQDPSRVGDAQNPLLNGGDLSTMISKGTGAASFDEFGNSKYQNRRTMSSSDRAMLNAFKEITTMADRINLPRNIIDRTNNLFKQVYEQKSLKGRANDAIASACLYIACRQEGVPRTFKEICAVSRISKKEIGRCFKLILKALETSVDLITTGDFMSRFCSNLGLPKQVQMAATYIARKAVELDLVPGRSPISVAAAAIYMASQASAEKKTQKEIGDIAGVADVTIRQSYRLIYPRAADLFPPDFKFDTPVDKLPQL is encoded by the exons ATGGG CGGAGATGTCCTGGCCCTTCCCAAGGTGCAGTGCCCCAACCACCCAGATGCCATGCTGGTGGAAGACTACAGAGCAGGGGACATGATCTGCCCCGAGTGTGGCCTTGTAGTGG GTGACAGGGTGATTGATGTGGGTTCAGAGTGGAGGACCTTCACCAATGAGAAAGCCACCCAAGACCCGTCCAGAGTGGGCGACGCCCAGAATCCACTCCTCAACGGGGGAGACTTGAGCACCATGATCAGCAAG GGAACAGGCGCGGCAAGTTTTGACGAGTTCGGCAACTCCAAGTACCAGAACCGGCGGACCATGAGCAGTTCAGACCGCGCCATGCTAAACGCCTTCAAAGAGATTACCACCATGGCTGACCGGATCAACCTACCAAGGAACATCATA GACCGAACAAATAACTTATTTAAGCAAGTGTACGAACAGAAGAGCCTGAAGGGGCGGGCCAACGACGCCATCGCATCAGCCTGCCTCTATATCGCCTGCAGACAAGAGGGTGTGCCTCGGACATTTAAAG AGATCTGCGCCGTGTCCCGTATCTCCAAGAAGGAGATTGGCCGCTGCTTCAAGCTGATCCTCAAGGCCCTGGAGACCAGCGTGGACCTCATCACCACCGGAGACTTCATGTCCCGCTTCTGCTCCAACCTGGGCCTGCCTAAGCAGGTGCAGATGGCGGCCACCTACATCGCCCGGAAGGCCGTGGAGCTGGACCTGGTGCCCGGCAGGAGCCCCATCTCTGTGGCTGCCGCCGCCATCTACATGGCCTCTCAGGCCTCTGCCGAGAAGAAGACCCAGAAAG AGATTGGAGACATCGCCGGTGTGGCGGATGTCACAATCAGACAGTCGTACAGACTCATCTACCCCCGCGCTGCCGACCTCTTTCCCCCGGACTTCAAATTCGACACCCCCGTGGACAAACTGCCCCAGCTGTGA